From the genome of Candidatus Methylomirabilis tolerans, one region includes:
- a CDS encoding methane monooxygenase/ammonia monooxygenase subunit C, producing the protein MAQYKTEAAVAKRAESAEKMFGWGTFWKCMIAISAFYVCIRIYQQYFSWSKGLDFFSEDFRVYWWNMLIGELIIEGAVLVFTLGYIWKTRDRNLDRITPEEELRRFWGLGQWIVTFAWAVYWGASFFTEQDGTWHQTVIRDTDFTPSHIIEFYLSYPIYIIIGINAYMWARTRIPLFSKSHSLPFMLTVGGPAMIFVNVALNEWGHTFWIMEELFVAPLHWGFVTLGWCLFGVYGVAAAMCPRIFELIKITSDGKAAQLAPAVGPYPPKA; encoded by the coding sequence ATGGCACAGTACAAGACTGAAGCCGCGGTGGCGAAGCGTGCTGAGTCAGCCGAGAAGATGTTTGGCTGGGGCACCTTCTGGAAATGCATGATTGCGATCAGCGCATTCTATGTCTGTATTCGGATTTACCAGCAGTACTTCTCCTGGTCGAAAGGCCTCGACTTCTTCTCAGAAGACTTCCGGGTCTACTGGTGGAATATGCTGATCGGTGAATTGATTATCGAGGGGGCGGTGCTGGTCTTCACCTTAGGCTACATCTGGAAGACTCGCGACCGAAATCTGGATCGTATCACGCCGGAAGAAGAGCTGAGGCGGTTCTGGGGGCTCGGGCAGTGGATCGTCACGTTCGCCTGGGCCGTCTACTGGGGCGCCAGCTTCTTTACCGAGCAGGATGGAACGTGGCACCAGACGGTGATCCGCGATACGGACTTTACGCCGAGCCACATCATCGAGTTCTATCTCAGCTACCCGATCTACATTATCATCGGGATTAACGCCTACATGTGGGCCAGGACCCGAATCCCCCTGTTTTCGAAGTCGCACTCCCTGCCGTTTATGCTGACGGTCGGCGGTCCTGCGATGATCTTTGTAAACGTCGCGCTGAACGAGTGGGGCCACACCTTCTGGATTATGGAGGAGCTGTTTGTGGCGCCGTTGCACTGGGGCTTTGTCACGCTGGGCTGGTGTCTGTTTGGTGTCTATGGCGTGGCGGCAGCCATGTGTCCACGCATCTTTGAGCTGATCAAGATCACCAGCGACGGCAAAGCGGCTCAGCTTGCTCCGGCCGTGGGCCCCTATCCACCAAAAGCCTGA